A genome region from Camelina sativa cultivar DH55 chromosome 10, Cs, whole genome shotgun sequence includes the following:
- the LOC104720543 gene encoding uncharacterized protein LOC104720543 — MKTLNDKLDKLLNQQQHVHAISEEEQFLQQDGENTWFADVNYINNHGDQPKGEKQKERRFIPPPYKPPLPFPGQFRKEPLEKDKALFEKQMQELELRMPLMDAFTLIPPYQKFLKDAVMERMKQVQGMVIFNHECSTIIQRTATPKKLSDTGSFTLPCSIGPLNFGRCLCDLGASVSLVPLTVAKRLGFEKFKSIDIQLVLADRTTRLPTGVLEDLPVKIGSVDVPNDFVVLEMDVEQRDTLIFGRQFLATAGAMIDVRNGKINLKLGEDLTMQFDIQETMKKPSIA; from the exons atgaagaCCCTAAATGACAAATTGGATAAACTCCtgaaccagcagcagcatgtccatgccATCTCAGAGGAGGAGCAGTttctgcaacaagatggggagaatacTTGGTTTGCAGacgtgaactacatcaacaaccacgGAG ACCaaccaaaaggagaaaaacagaAAGAGAGACGATTCATCCCTCCACCTTACAAGCCACCCTTGCCATTTCCTGGACAGTTTCGCAAGGAACCTCTTGAGAAGGACAAAGCATTGTTCGAAAAACAGATGCAGGAACTCGAGCTCCGCATGCCTCTAATGGACGCCTTCACCCTGATACCTCCCTACCAGAAGTTCCTGAAGGATGCAGTGATGGAACGGATGAAGCAAGTCCAAGGAATGGTTATATTCAATCACGAGTGCAGTACTATAATCCAAAGGACTGCAACACCCAAGAAACTGAGTGATACGGGGTCGTTCACATTACCTTGCTCGATTGGCCCTTTGAATTTTGGAAGATGTCTATGCGATTTGGGGGCATCAGTTAGCTTAGTGCCTCTAACTGTAGCCAAACGCCTTGGGTTCGAGAAATTTAAATCCATCGACATACAACTAGTTCTAGCAGACCGAACTACAAGGTTGCCAACTGGAGTGTTGGAAGACCTGCCAGTCAAGATAGGATCAGTAGACGTACCAAACGACTTCGTAGTTTTGGAAATGGATGTAGAACAAAGGGATACACTTATATTTGGACGACAATTTTTAGCCACCGCGGGGGCAATGATAGACGTGAGGAACGGAAAGATCAACCTGAAGCTCGGGGAAGACCTCACTATGCAGTTTGATATTCAGGAAACTATGAAAAAGCCCTCAATCGCTTGA